Within Parafrankia discariae, the genomic segment AACTGTCCACGAGGATCATCCGCGAGAACCAAACGGTGGTCGTCGAGGACCTGTCCGTCCGCACCATGCTCCGCAACCACTCGCTGGCCCGCGCCATCTCCGACGCATCCTGGTCGGAGTTCCGGGCGATGGTGGAATACAAAGCCGACTGGTACGGTCGCACCGTGATAGCGGTCGACCGTTTCTACCCGTCGAGCAAAACGTGCTCGGCCTGCGGATCGGTCGTGGAGAACCTGCCGCTGGACGTCCGGGAGTGGACCTGCCATTGCGGCGCGGTCCACGACCGGGACATCAACGCGGCACGGAACATTCTGGCCGCGGGGCTCGCGGTGTCCGCCTGTGGAGATGGAGTGAGACCACCTCGCTCCTGAAGCGAGGAGGCGTCCGTCGGCGAAGCAGGAACCCGGATCGCGAGGTACGGGAATCCCCGAAGTTCACACCGGGGAGGATGTCAAACCGCACTGAAGGGAACAGCGTGGACCCCGATCTCAGCCCCGACCAGCGTCTCCTCAAGGAAACCACCGAGCGCTTCATCGACTCGACGTTATCGCTGGACCGGGTGCGCGCACTGATCGACTCGGGCGGCGAGGTCGACCCCTCCTACCGGGAGAACGCCGCCGAGCTGGGCTGGTTCGCCTTCCTGGCCCCCGAGTCGCTCGGCGGCGGGAGCGTGTCCGGTGCCGGCGTCCTCGACGCCACCCTGCTCGCCGAACTGCGCGGGCGGTTCCTCCAGCCGGGTACCTTCATCGACACCAACGTGGCCGTGGCCGCCCTCAGCGCCCACGGCTCGGAGGAGCAGCAGGCCAAGATCCTGCCCGCGCTCATCGCGGGGGAGGCCGCGGCGGCGTGGGCCGTCGCCGACCCGGCCGGGGACTGGTCCGGGTCCCGCGGCGTCACCTGCGAGGCGGCGCCGGGCGGCGGCTACCGCCTGGCGGGCCGCAAGGGCCTGGTGCTGGAGGCGCAGTCGGCGCAGTGGCTGCTGCTGGCCGCCGCCGGCTCCGCCGGGCTCACCCAGTTCCTGCTGCCGACGGGCACCCCGGGCGTCACCGTGGAGGTGCTCTCCGGTCTCGACCTGAGCCGCCGGCTGTGCGAGGTCCGCCTCGACGACGTCGTGCTGGACGAGTCCGCGCTGCTCGGCGCACCCGGCGCGGCCACGGACGCGGTCGGCACCCAGCTCCAGCTCGCCGGCGTGCTCAGCGCCGCGGAGACCGCCGGTGCGATGCAGTACCTGTTCGACCTGACCGTGCAGTACTGCAAGGACCGCATCGCCTTCGGCCGCCCGATCGGCTCCTTCCAGGCGGTCAAGCACCAGCTCGCCGACAGCAGCCTCGCGCTGGAGATGAGCCACGCCGTCGTCAGCGCGGCGGCGCGGGCCCTCCAGGAGGACAGCGCCGGGGCGGCGCACGCGGCGAGCATGGCCAAGGCCTTCGTCTCGGACGCCGCGGTCGAACTGGCGCACAACTGCTGGCAGCACTTCGGCGGCATCGCCTACACGTGGGAGCACGACTTCCACTTCTATCTGCGTCGCCTCACCGCCGACGCGTCGTTGTACGGCTCGCCCACCTGGCACCGGGAGCGGGTCTGTCAGCTGGCCGGCCTGTAGAGAACGACGGAGGACAGGAGGCGTCATGGGTGACCAGCCCGATCTCGAGGACTACCGCCGCCAGGCCCGGACCTGGCTCGCCGCGAACCTCAAGCCCCGCGACCAGGGCCAGTCCGGTCTCGTCCGCGGCGACGGTTCCGGCGCGCACACCGCCGAGGACTACCTGCCGGAGCGGGCGCTGCAGAAGAAGCTCCACCAGGCCGGCTACGCCGGGATCAACTGGCCCAGGGAGTACGGCGGCCAGGGGCTCAGCGACGAGCACGCCCGAGCCTTCGCCGAGGAGGCCGCGGGCTACCGCACACCGGAGCTGGGTCACGCCGGCGGCACGACCTACGGCCCGGTCAGCAAGACCCTGATCCGGCACGGCTCGCCGGAGTTCCTGGCTCGTCACCTGCCCCGGATCCTCTCCGGGGACGAGCTGTTCGTGCAGCTGTTCTCCGAGCCGAACGCGGGCTCGGACATGGCCGGCATCACGACGAAAGCCGTCCGGGACGGCGACGACTGGCTGATCACCGGGTCGAAGATCTGGACCAGCGGCGCCTCCTACGCCGACTTCGGGATGTGTCTGACCCGGACGAACTGGGACGCGCCCAAGCACCGCGGCCTCACCTGGTTCGCGGTCCCCCTGCGGGCCGAGGGCGTCACCATCCAGCCCATCCGGGAGATCACCGGGGACTCCGAGTTCTGCCAGGAGTTCCTCGACGAGGTCCGGGTCAGCGCCGACGAGGTGATCGGCGAGGTGGACCAGGGCTGGACCGTCGCCCAGACCATGCTGCTCGTGGAGCGCAGCTCGGGGCGCGACGACCCGCTCAACATGCCGCCCGCGCAGGCCGCCGAGATCGACCCGTTCCTGCTGGAGGTGGCCCGGGCGGCCGGCCGGGCCGACGATCCGGTCGCCCGGCAGGCGATCGCCCGGATCCACACCACGGACTGGGCCCGGGGCGAGCTGGGCCGGCGCATCACCGGACTCCTGCGTTCCAGCGACAAGCCCGCGGCCGGCATCGCCTCCTACTGGAAGCTCGCGGCGGGGGTACACGACCCGTTGCGCGCCCGTCTCGTCATGGAAATCGGACAGGGGATGCCCCTCGTCTGGCGCGGGGACGACGGGCGGCGCGCCGCGCTGGATTATCTGAACAGTCGGGTCTGGTCGATCGCCGGCGGTTCCAACGAGATGCAGCGCAACGCGATCAGCGAGCGGGTTCTCGGGCTGCCGCGGGAGCCGAGCTTCGATCGCGGCAAGCCGTTCAGTGAGGTTCTTCATAACGCGCGGCGGTGGTTGGAAAACCCGTGATGTGATCCGCCGCCCGGCCCGGCCCGCCCACGCGGCGGGCCGGGTCCAGGCGAGCGAGGGGAACCATCGGGCCTGGCGGTACCGGTATACTCCGCACGGTGAGCACTTCGAATGAGCCGCGCCGGCGAGCGGGCCTTCTACAGGAGCGGTCCCGGGAGACCCGGCATCGTCTGGTGCGCGCCGCGCTGCATTTGTGGACCGAGCGCGGATTCGAGACCGGTATCGAGGACACGCGGGTCGAGGAGATCTGCCAGGCGGCCGGCGTCACAAAGGGAACCTTCTACTTCCACTTCGCCCACAAAGAAGACATTCTGCTCGAGATGGGCGCCGAGACGGCGACTGTGCTGAACGAGTCGGCGAACCGCTGCGTCCGTTCCGACCGCAGTCTCGACGACTCGCTGCGCACCGTGCTGAATGCTGTCGCGCGCAACATCAAGGGCACTCCTCCGGCAGCCGTCAGCCGCGCGCTCGCCGAGTTCCGCAGACCACACCGGGTCCACGCCTCCTACAGCGGCCCGGCCTTCTCGGAAGCGTTCGAGAAGCTGTTCGCCAAAGCTCAGGAGAAAGGCGAGGTGACCCAGCGGGTCGACTCGTCCGAGATGGCGCAGATTCTCGAGGCGCTGGTCGTGGACTGCATCATGGAGTGGTCGCACGGACGGTTGACGAAGCTGAACCAGGCGCTGCACCTTCGGGCGGCGATCGTGACGGCCGGGCTGCACCCCGACGTCGACCTTCCAGGCTGATCCGAAGCCTTCCGGTACACGGCCCCGGGCCGAGGTGGACCGGCCCTTCTGGCCTCGACCGGGGCCTGGGCCTGGGCCGACTCCGATCTCATCCGACTCCGGTCGACCGAGATCGTCGGCGACCTCGCATGTCGCCTGAACCGCTCGACCGCGCAGACATGGGTGTACGCGCACCGGTCGCGATCATGCTCGTCCGATGGCCGTGCTGCCGAGGCAGCGCACCCACCCGAGGTGGCGCGCCGGCAGAGCCCGGCCGTGACGGAGCTCGCCCACCGGCAGCCCGGCCCCCGCCGCCGGCCACCGTGGATAGCGCCACCGCATCCGGATGAATCGCGGCAAGTTCGTCTGCCTACAGCGCAGCGCGCCGCGTAACCCACAGCATGCCCCACGGGTAACTCGCCGCGCGACCCACCGCACAGCCCGCCCCGCGCAACCCGGCGCGCGACATCCATGGAGACAATCCATGGAGACAACCCATGGCGCAACCATCGGGGCCCACAGCGGCCGTGGACGGGTCGGACAACGCCGTCACCAGACCTTACCCGACGAACCGCCAGGCTCGCCCTCGATGGCCGTCGATAACGGGCTGCCGGTGCGCACGGGAGCGTTCCCGGCCGCCACTCGGATGGCGCCGGGCAGTCCGGCGTACGGATGGAGCCCACGTGTTCGACCTACCACCTGGTAGCAGGTGCGGCGCGACAGACAGGGTGGCGTGTCGACATCCTCAGGAGTTAGACTGAGTTTAAATTTTCCGATCATGAAGAACTCGTGGAGGGCCCGTTGACTGAGACCCCTCAGCTCGGATCGCGCGGTATCTACGTCGCGGATCTTGAGCAGAGCCTCTCGTATGGCATATTCGATGCCGACCACCACCTGTACGCCCCGTCCGATGCCACGTCGCGTTACCTCTCCGCCGAGATGATCGAGCGTGCCTGGCTGCCCGGCGAGCCTCGGATGCTCACCGAGGAAGAGCACGAGGAAGACGAGGAACTCGGCCACGAGAGGCGGACCCTCGGCGTCCACTCGCAGCCCGAGGGTGGCCACGGCGGCGTCGACATCAATGAGCTTCCCGCCATGGAGGGAAGCATTCCCATCCCCGGCGCGATGCTGAACAAGCT encodes:
- a CDS encoding acyl-CoA dehydrogenase family protein — translated: MGDQPDLEDYRRQARTWLAANLKPRDQGQSGLVRGDGSGAHTAEDYLPERALQKKLHQAGYAGINWPREYGGQGLSDEHARAFAEEAAGYRTPELGHAGGTTYGPVSKTLIRHGSPEFLARHLPRILSGDELFVQLFSEPNAGSDMAGITTKAVRDGDDWLITGSKIWTSGASYADFGMCLTRTNWDAPKHRGLTWFAVPLRAEGVTIQPIREITGDSEFCQEFLDEVRVSADEVIGEVDQGWTVAQTMLLVERSSGRDDPLNMPPAQAAEIDPFLLEVARAAGRADDPVARQAIARIHTTDWARGELGRRITGLLRSSDKPAAGIASYWKLAAGVHDPLRARLVMEIGQGMPLVWRGDDGRRAALDYLNSRVWSIAGGSNEMQRNAISERVLGLPREPSFDRGKPFSEVLHNARRWLENP
- a CDS encoding TetR/AcrR family transcriptional regulator, whose amino-acid sequence is MRAALHLWTERGFETGIEDTRVEEICQAAGVTKGTFYFHFAHKEDILLEMGAETATVLNESANRCVRSDRSLDDSLRTVLNAVARNIKGTPPAAVSRALAEFRRPHRVHASYSGPAFSEAFEKLFAKAQEKGEVTQRVDSSEMAQILEALVVDCIMEWSHGRLTKLNQALHLRAAIVTAGLHPDVDLPG
- a CDS encoding acyl-CoA dehydrogenase family protein; translated protein: MDPDLSPDQRLLKETTERFIDSTLSLDRVRALIDSGGEVDPSYRENAAELGWFAFLAPESLGGGSVSGAGVLDATLLAELRGRFLQPGTFIDTNVAVAALSAHGSEEQQAKILPALIAGEAAAAWAVADPAGDWSGSRGVTCEAAPGGGYRLAGRKGLVLEAQSAQWLLLAAAGSAGLTQFLLPTGTPGVTVEVLSGLDLSRRLCEVRLDDVVLDESALLGAPGAATDAVGTQLQLAGVLSAAETAGAMQYLFDLTVQYCKDRIAFGRPIGSFQAVKHQLADSSLALEMSHAVVSAAARALQEDSAGAAHAASMAKAFVSDAAVELAHNCWQHFGGIAYTWEHDFHFYLRRLTADASLYGSPTWHRERVCQLAGL